From Demequina capsici, one genomic window encodes:
- a CDS encoding glycoside hydrolase family 6 protein, giving the protein MRRVAMLAAAVAAAATVSACAGVAAEPSPGSSIPAATTSAVVASGGADSASPQVSVRADAGANVGTGTGTGTGTAAQPTSFYDAANQADVAYQQAKDQGREADAALLERIASQPAATWLGEWSGDVAGTVRTITHDAAAADQIALLVVYDIPGRDCGLYSAGGAAQGEYLAWVGQVASGIADDATVWVILEPDALAQMGDCDGQGDRAALLAGAARTLDDAGAEVFLDAGHAGWNSAADTAARIEQVGTQHLAGFATNTSNYDDTSAEQAWADQVASAVGLPYVVDTSRNGNGSTGEWCNPRGRALGQNPGLTGRATGMIATVWAKVPGESDGTCNGGPAAGQWWDEMALELARDAS; this is encoded by the coding sequence ATGAGGCGTGTCGCCATGCTGGCTGCCGCCGTCGCTGCAGCAGCCACGGTCAGCGCCTGCGCGGGCGTCGCGGCAGAACCGTCGCCCGGCTCGAGCATTCCCGCAGCGACGACGTCGGCGGTGGTGGCGTCCGGGGGTGCGGATTCGGCGTCGCCCCAGGTCTCGGTGCGTGCCGACGCGGGCGCGAACGTCGGCACCGGCACCGGCACCGGCACCGGCACGGCGGCCCAGCCGACCTCCTTCTACGACGCCGCGAACCAGGCCGACGTCGCGTACCAGCAGGCGAAGGACCAGGGCCGGGAGGCCGATGCCGCGTTGCTGGAGCGCATCGCGTCCCAGCCGGCGGCCACGTGGCTGGGCGAGTGGAGCGGCGACGTCGCAGGCACGGTGCGCACGATCACGCACGACGCCGCGGCCGCCGATCAGATCGCGCTGCTCGTCGTCTACGACATCCCTGGCCGCGACTGCGGCCTCTACAGCGCGGGAGGTGCCGCGCAGGGTGAATACCTGGCCTGGGTGGGCCAGGTGGCCTCCGGGATCGCGGACGACGCGACCGTCTGGGTCATCCTGGAGCCCGACGCGCTCGCGCAGATGGGCGACTGCGACGGTCAGGGTGACCGTGCTGCGCTCCTGGCGGGAGCGGCGCGAACCCTGGATGACGCCGGAGCAGAGGTCTTCCTCGACGCCGGCCATGCGGGCTGGAACAGCGCGGCGGACACGGCTGCTCGGATCGAGCAGGTCGGCACGCAGCATCTGGCGGGCTTCGCGACGAACACGTCGAACTATGACGACACGTCCGCCGAGCAGGCGTGGGCCGACCAGGTCGCCTCGGCTGTGGGACTGCCCTACGTGGTCGACACGTCGCGGAACGGCAACGGCTCCACCGGCGAGTGGTGCAATCCGAGGGGTCGTGCATTGGGCCAGAACCCCGGGCTGACGGGACGGGCGACCGGGATGATCGCGACCGTGTGGGCCAAGGTCCCGGGCGAGTCCGACGGCACGTGCAACGGTGGCCCCGCAGCGGGCCAGTGGTGGGATGAGATGGCCCTGGAGCTGGCGCGCGATGCCTCGTGA
- a CDS encoding fluoride efflux transporter FluC, protein MTLLLTAIAGGLGGAARYWADTGVGHVNRSRFPWGTFVVNVTACLFLGVLAGVVSSHSAPDAVLAVLGTGFAGGYSTFSTALVETVRLMRAGEWGLAAAQCLGMVVAGVAAAALGMAIGSAL, encoded by the coding sequence ATGACGCTGCTGCTCACCGCGATCGCCGGAGGCCTCGGAGGCGCGGCTCGCTACTGGGCCGACACCGGCGTCGGCCACGTGAACCGCAGCCGCTTCCCCTGGGGCACGTTCGTCGTCAACGTCACGGCCTGCCTGTTCCTCGGCGTGCTCGCGGGAGTGGTCTCCTCCCATTCGGCACCCGATGCGGTGCTCGCCGTGCTCGGCACCGGCTTCGCCGGCGGGTACTCCACGTTCAGCACCGCACTCGTGGAGACCGTGCGGCTCATGCGCGCGGGCGAATGGGGGCTGGCCGCCGCACAGTGCCTGGGCATGGTCGTTGCGGGAGTGGCGGCCGCAGCGCTTGGGATGGCGATCGGGTCGGCGCTGTAA
- a CDS encoding fluoride efflux transporter FluC, with translation MRANHPAVVTAAVIVGAAVGTTGRATLGHALPTASSGVPWATLIANAVGAFLLGVLVEWIARIGDTGSWRLARMGIGTGVMGGFTTYSSFALETTRLLEGGHAAVGLGYALGSLLVGIVCAGAGLWVGGRLPRPASRQAVAS, from the coding sequence GTGAGGGCCAACCACCCCGCGGTCGTCACCGCGGCAGTGATCGTCGGCGCCGCCGTGGGAACCACCGGTCGCGCCACCCTGGGCCACGCCCTGCCCACCGCTTCAAGCGGAGTGCCGTGGGCCACCCTCATCGCCAACGCGGTCGGAGCGTTCCTGCTCGGAGTCCTCGTCGAATGGATCGCCCGCATCGGGGACACCGGCAGCTGGCGCCTTGCGCGCATGGGGATCGGCACAGGGGTGATGGGCGGCTTCACCACCTACTCCTCGTTCGCCTTGGAGACGACGCGGCTGCTCGAAGGCGGGCACGCGGCGGTCGGACTCGGCTACGCGCTCGGCAGCCTGCTCGTCGGCATCGTCTGCGCCGGAGCGGGACTCTGGGTCGGCGGGCGCTTGCCCCGGCCCGCGTCGCGCCAGGCGGTGGCGTCATGA
- a CDS encoding universal stress protein has product MDRTPPQPSVSRLPAFREQPLVVGVLPDASPVLVHAAEGLALALGATRICFAYVDPTRVIVEERPDGRVVHAALDTDADDAEWSERRDALATRLDTLLPHSRVPWELHYLAGRPDRALTHLARAVDASMIVVGTYADGWVDQVRHTLEGTLSTHLSQHQHRPVVTVPLSVVDWKDPVVR; this is encoded by the coding sequence ATGGACCGCACGCCCCCACAGCCCAGCGTCTCCCGACTCCCCGCCTTCCGCGAGCAGCCGCTCGTCGTCGGAGTGCTGCCCGACGCCTCACCCGTGCTTGTCCATGCCGCCGAAGGCCTCGCGTTGGCGCTCGGCGCCACCCGGATCTGCTTCGCCTACGTGGACCCCACGCGGGTCATCGTCGAGGAACGGCCCGACGGACGCGTCGTCCACGCCGCACTCGACACCGACGCCGACGACGCCGAGTGGAGCGAGCGACGCGACGCGCTCGCCACCCGGCTGGACACCCTCCTGCCCCACAGCCGTGTGCCCTGGGAGCTCCACTACCTCGCCGGCCGCCCCGATCGGGCGCTCACCCACCTGGCGCGCGCAGTCGACGCCTCGATGATCGTGGTGGGCACCTACGCCGACGGCTGGGTCGACCAGGTCAGGCACACTCTCGAAGGAACCCTCAGCACCCACCTGTCCCAGCACCAGCACCGCCCCGTCGTCACCGTCCCGCTCAGCGTCGTCGACTGGAAGGACCCGGTGGTCCGGTGA
- a CDS encoding ABC transporter substrate-binding protein: MNIKGRYLAPAAATAVAGLVLAGCSSSGEPTTSDTASSSGDVMAGCEDYAAYGTFDSGTVEVYTTITGVELGQLEDTFTDFQKCTGVTVNVVSSDQFETEINIRISGGNPPDLAIIPQPGLLQTVVGTGSVVAAPASVEANVDQFWSADWKKYGTVGQTFYAAPLMASVKGWIWYSPTEFAANGYTVPTTWDELMTLTQTMADNGGTGDNYKPWCIGFESGTATGWPGTDWIEDIVLRESGTDVYDSWVAGDTKFSSPEIKSAFEKFGAVALNPDYVNGGLGGVSSIVDTSFQEAGLPILDGSCSLHHQASFYEAQWPEGTTVAPDGDVWAFLTPPMNEGDPAAVTGGGEFVAAFNDNPQTAAVQTFMSSDLWANIRVSEGGVISANKGLDPTNASSAIGQEAIKILQDDSTVFRFDGSDLMPSAVGASAFWTEITNYVQGKDLDTVLADIDAAWPQ; the protein is encoded by the coding sequence GTGAACATCAAGGGACGCTATCTGGCTCCAGCCGCCGCCACAGCGGTTGCGGGCCTCGTCCTTGCAGGATGCTCGTCGAGCGGCGAGCCGACCACCTCCGACACCGCCAGCTCCAGCGGCGACGTCATGGCGGGCTGCGAGGACTACGCCGCGTACGGCACCTTCGACAGCGGCACGGTCGAGGTCTACACGACGATCACCGGTGTCGAGCTCGGCCAGCTCGAGGACACCTTCACCGACTTCCAGAAGTGCACGGGCGTCACCGTGAACGTCGTCAGCTCGGACCAGTTCGAGACCGAGATCAACATCCGCATCTCCGGCGGCAACCCGCCCGACCTCGCGATCATCCCGCAGCCGGGCCTGCTCCAGACGGTCGTCGGCACCGGGTCCGTCGTGGCGGCACCGGCGTCGGTCGAGGCGAATGTCGACCAGTTCTGGTCCGCGGACTGGAAGAAGTACGGCACCGTCGGCCAGACGTTCTACGCCGCGCCCCTCATGGCGTCGGTCAAGGGCTGGATCTGGTACTCCCCGACCGAGTTCGCGGCCAACGGCTACACCGTCCCCACCACGTGGGACGAGCTCATGACCCTCACCCAGACCATGGCCGACAACGGCGGCACCGGTGACAACTACAAGCCGTGGTGCATCGGCTTCGAGTCCGGAACCGCGACCGGCTGGCCGGGCACGGACTGGATCGAGGACATCGTCCTGCGCGAGTCCGGCACCGACGTCTACGACAGCTGGGTCGCCGGCGACACCAAGTTCTCGTCGCCCGAGATCAAGTCGGCGTTCGAGAAGTTCGGCGCGGTCGCGCTCAACCCCGACTACGTCAACGGCGGCCTCGGCGGCGTCTCGTCGATCGTGGACACCTCCTTCCAGGAGGCCGGTCTGCCGATCCTCGACGGTTCCTGCTCGCTGCACCACCAGGCCTCGTTCTACGAGGCACAGTGGCCCGAGGGCACCACGGTGGCGCCCGACGGTGACGTGTGGGCGTTCCTCACCCCGCCGATGAACGAAGGCGACCCTGCTGCCGTCACCGGTGGCGGCGAGTTCGTGGCCGCGTTCAACGACAACCCGCAGACCGCGGCGGTGCAGACCTTCATGTCCTCCGACCTGTGGGCCAACATCCGCGTCTCCGAGGGTGGCGTGATCTCGGCCAACAAGGGTCTCGACCCCACGAACGCGTCCAGCGCGATCGGTCAGGAGGCCATCAAGATCCTGCAGGACGACAGCACCGTGTTCCGCTTCGACGGCTCCGACCTCATGCCGTCGGCTGTCGGCGCGTCCGCATTCTGGACGGAGATCACCAACTACGTCCAGGGCAAGGACCTCGACACGGTCCTCGCGGACATCGACGCGGCCTGGCCGCAGTAA
- a CDS encoding carbohydrate ABC transporter permease produces MAGFHEGWQALPQSGLDAQFWSTQGSNLLLAAVAIVAFIAVVALVMFGADLVKGRIRDKVQLVALITPVLLLLAIGLVYPAIDTVWLSFTEIVKQPDPVTGINTEVTNFVGLSNYTYAFTDPTMLRTIINTVVWIILVPLLSTGVGLAYAVFIDRAKGEKTLKSLVFMPMAISFVGASVIWGSIMYDYNETGSQTGMLNAVLGVFGIGPINFLATEPWNTFFLIVILTWIQTGFAMVIISAAIKGVPPEINEAASLDGANAWQRFWSITIPSIRGTLVVVLTTITIATLKVYDIVRTLTQGRYNTDVVANKMYVLSFVEQREPLGAALAVILFIFVIPVVIYNVRSLQKVKETR; encoded by the coding sequence ATGGCCGGGTTCCATGAGGGCTGGCAGGCCCTACCGCAGTCCGGGCTCGACGCCCAGTTCTGGTCGACCCAGGGGAGCAACCTGCTCCTGGCGGCCGTCGCGATCGTCGCGTTCATCGCGGTGGTCGCGCTCGTCATGTTCGGCGCCGACCTGGTCAAGGGGCGCATCCGGGACAAGGTCCAGCTCGTCGCGCTGATCACGCCGGTCCTGCTGCTCCTCGCGATCGGCCTGGTGTACCCGGCGATCGACACCGTCTGGCTGTCGTTCACCGAGATCGTGAAGCAGCCCGACCCGGTCACCGGCATCAACACGGAGGTCACCAACTTCGTCGGCCTGTCCAACTACACGTACGCGTTCACCGACCCGACGATGCTGCGGACCATCATCAACACGGTGGTCTGGATCATCCTGGTGCCGCTGCTGTCCACCGGCGTCGGCCTCGCGTACGCGGTCTTCATCGACCGTGCCAAGGGTGAGAAGACGCTGAAGTCGCTGGTGTTCATGCCCATGGCGATCTCGTTCGTCGGTGCCTCCGTCATCTGGGGCTCGATCATGTACGACTACAACGAGACCGGGTCCCAGACCGGCATGCTGAACGCCGTGCTGGGCGTCTTCGGCATCGGTCCCATCAACTTCCTGGCCACCGAGCCGTGGAACACGTTCTTCCTGATCGTCATCCTCACGTGGATCCAGACCGGCTTCGCCATGGTGATCATCTCCGCCGCCATCAAGGGTGTGCCGCCGGAGATCAACGAAGCGGCGTCGCTCGACGGCGCGAACGCGTGGCAGCGCTTCTGGTCCATCACGATCCCGTCCATCCGGGGCACGCTCGTGGTGGTGCTCACCACCATCACGATCGCCACCCTCAAGGTCTACGACATCGTGCGCACGCTCACCCAGGGCCGGTACAACACGGACGTGGTGGCGAACAAGATGTACGTCCTGTCGTTCGTCGAGCAACGCGAGCCGCTCGGCGCGGCGCTCGCCGTGATCCTGTTCATATTCGTCATCCCGGTCGTGATCTACAACGTGCGATCGCTCCAGAAGGTGAAGGAGACCCGCTGA
- a CDS encoding carbohydrate ABC transporter permease, whose product MTAPVMTDQLASPKKTKAAEAKENLTSKWATAAAIIIAALWTIPTIGLFMTSLVPGDLYRTESWWNVALDGKLTFENFGYVLFSSFGDSSSAPPLLGNLINAIVVTVPTTVFPLVIGLMAAYAFAWIPFRGSNFLFVFIFALQVVPLQLALIPLLKILGPQGIGIAGQFPGVWVAHTIFAMPLAVFLLHNFIAQIPSDIIEASRVDGASHTQIFFRIIIPLSLPALASLAIFQFLWVWNDLLVSAVFGSIKTYTLTYPISNLAGNYGATAYLVPAAAFVSMVIPLIVFFSLQRYFVRGLLAGSTKG is encoded by the coding sequence ATGACCGCTCCAGTGATGACCGACCAGCTCGCGTCGCCCAAGAAGACCAAGGCCGCGGAGGCCAAGGAGAACCTCACCTCCAAGTGGGCCACGGCCGCCGCGATCATCATCGCCGCGCTGTGGACCATCCCCACCATCGGCCTGTTCATGACGTCGCTCGTCCCGGGCGACCTCTACCGGACAGAGTCGTGGTGGAACGTCGCGCTCGACGGCAAGCTCACGTTCGAGAACTTCGGCTACGTGCTGTTCAGCTCGTTCGGCGACAGCTCCAGCGCCCCGCCGCTGCTGGGGAATCTCATCAACGCGATCGTCGTCACCGTGCCCACCACGGTGTTCCCCCTGGTGATCGGCCTCATGGCAGCGTATGCGTTCGCGTGGATCCCGTTCAGGGGCTCGAACTTCCTGTTCGTGTTCATCTTCGCGCTGCAGGTGGTGCCGCTCCAGCTGGCGCTCATCCCGCTGCTGAAGATCCTGGGCCCGCAAGGGATCGGGATCGCCGGACAGTTCCCCGGCGTCTGGGTGGCGCACACGATCTTCGCGATGCCGTTGGCGGTCTTCCTGCTGCACAACTTCATCGCGCAGATCCCCAGCGACATCATCGAGGCGTCCCGCGTGGACGGTGCGAGCCACACCCAGATCTTCTTCAGGATCATCATCCCGCTGTCGCTGCCCGCGCTCGCGTCGCTGGCGATCTTCCAGTTCCTGTGGGTGTGGAACGACCTGCTCGTCTCGGCGGTCTTCGGAAGCATCAAGACCTACACGCTCACCTACCCGATCTCGAACCTGGCGGGCAACTACGGCGCCACCGCATACCTGGTGCCGGCAGCCGCGTTCGTGTCGATGGTGATCCCGCTGATCGTCTTCTTCTCGCTGCAGCGCTACTTCGTCCGCGGCCTGCTGGCCGGCTCCACGAAGGGCTGA
- the purF gene encoding amidophosphoribosyltransferase, with product MRRGGDGRLNHDLMPDEKGPQDACGVFGVYAPHEEVAKLSYFGLYALQHRGQESAGIATSDGEKILVFKDMGLVSQVFDEAALEALTGHIAVGHARYSTTGASVWANAQPTLGPTANGTVALGHNGNLTNTQELIDLLVEREGYPKRLDLKGGKCTDTAIVTALLGGEGSSLAEVALELLPHLQGAYSFVFMDETTLYAARDPQGVRPLVLGELPSGGWVVASETAALDIVGAVLVREVEPGEFLTIDGSGVHSQRFAEPEPKGCVFEYVYLARPDTSIAGRSVQAARLEMGRQLAREHPVEADLVIPTPESGTPAAVGYAQQSGIPFGQGLVKNSYVGRTFIQPSQTLRQLGIRLKLNPLREVIEGKRLVVVDDSIVRGNTQRAIVQMLRDAGAAEVHVRISSPPVQWPCFYGIDFPTRTELAAVGHTVDEVCAQLGADSLGHISLEGMVQATQQAESRLCTACFTGEYPIAPPVDARHLLLQQREEVAG from the coding sequence ATGAGGCGCGGCGGCGACGGACGGCTCAACCATGACCTGATGCCCGACGAGAAGGGCCCTCAGGACGCGTGCGGCGTGTTCGGCGTGTACGCGCCGCATGAGGAGGTCGCGAAGCTGTCCTACTTCGGGCTGTACGCGCTCCAGCACCGTGGTCAGGAGTCCGCAGGCATCGCCACGTCGGATGGCGAGAAGATCCTGGTGTTCAAGGACATGGGCCTGGTCTCCCAGGTGTTCGACGAGGCGGCGCTTGAGGCGCTGACCGGTCACATCGCGGTGGGCCACGCACGCTACTCGACGACCGGAGCCTCCGTGTGGGCCAACGCGCAGCCCACGCTGGGACCCACCGCGAACGGCACCGTCGCGCTCGGCCACAACGGCAACCTGACGAACACCCAGGAGCTCATCGACCTCCTCGTCGAGCGAGAGGGCTATCCCAAGCGGCTGGACCTCAAGGGCGGCAAGTGCACCGACACGGCCATCGTGACCGCGCTGCTCGGTGGCGAGGGCTCGTCGCTCGCCGAGGTCGCGCTCGAGCTCCTGCCGCATCTGCAGGGCGCCTACTCGTTCGTGTTCATGGACGAGACGACGCTGTACGCCGCCCGCGACCCGCAGGGCGTGCGCCCGCTGGTGCTGGGCGAGCTGCCCAGCGGCGGCTGGGTGGTCGCGTCGGAGACCGCCGCGCTCGACATCGTCGGCGCGGTGCTCGTCCGCGAGGTCGAGCCTGGCGAGTTCCTCACGATCGACGGCTCCGGCGTGCACTCGCAGCGCTTCGCCGAGCCTGAGCCCAAGGGCTGCGTCTTCGAGTACGTGTACCTGGCGCGCCCCGACACCTCGATCGCCGGCCGCTCCGTGCAGGCCGCGCGGCTGGAGATGGGACGCCAGCTGGCTCGCGAGCACCCCGTCGAGGCGGATCTGGTGATCCCCACGCCCGAGTCCGGCACCCCGGCCGCCGTGGGCTACGCCCAGCAGTCGGGCATCCCCTTCGGCCAGGGCCTCGTGAAGAACTCGTACGTGGGCCGCACCTTCATCCAGCCGTCGCAGACGCTCCGCCAGCTGGGCATCCGGCTGAAGCTCAACCCTCTGCGCGAGGTCATCGAGGGCAAGCGCCTCGTGGTGGTCGACGACTCGATCGTGCGCGGCAACACGCAGCGCGCCATCGTGCAGATGCTGCGCGACGCGGGTGCCGCCGAGGTTCACGTGCGCATCTCGTCGCCGCCGGTGCAGTGGCCCTGCTTCTACGGAATCGACTTCCCCACCCGCACCGAGCTGGCCGCCGTCGGCCACACGGTCGACGAGGTGTGCGCCCAGCTCGGTGCCGACTCGTTGGGTCACATCTCGCTCGAGGGCATGGTGCAGGCGACCCAGCAGGCCGAGTCGCGACTGTGCACCGCCTGCTTCACCGGCGAGTACCCGATCGCACCGCCCGTCGATGCCCGTCATCTGCTGCTCCAGCAGCGCGAGGAGGTCGCCGGATGA
- the purM gene encoding phosphoribosylformylglycinamidine cyclo-ligase yields the protein MSEPITYAGAGVDTEAGDKAVELMKSAVARTHGPEVLGGIGAFAGLFDASALKAYRRPLLASSTDGVGTKIVIARQLGVHDTIGKDLVAMVVDDIVVCGAKPLVMTDYIACGKVVPERIADIVRGIAEGCEIAGTALVGGETAEHPGVMEPDDYDVAGAAIGVVEADALLGPDRVAAGDVVVAMASSGLHSNGYSLVRRVAEHAGWSLDNHVDDLGRTVGQELLEPTRIYASLCVDLAARFGGLHALSHVTGGGLAANVARIIPAGLAASVARDSWTLPPVFALVQKAGAVPWHDLESTLNMGVGMVAIVAAEDADALIAASAAGGVPAWVLGEIAIDDGRIASPDTVRGAKGVTGGAVNLGGAYRLG from the coding sequence ATGAGCGAGCCGATCACGTACGCGGGCGCCGGTGTCGACACCGAGGCCGGCGACAAGGCGGTCGAGCTGATGAAGTCGGCCGTCGCACGCACCCACGGACCCGAGGTGCTGGGCGGCATCGGCGCGTTCGCCGGCCTGTTCGATGCCTCCGCGCTCAAGGCCTACAGGCGCCCTCTGCTCGCCTCGTCCACCGATGGCGTCGGCACGAAGATCGTCATCGCCCGGCAGCTGGGCGTGCACGACACGATCGGCAAGGACCTCGTGGCGATGGTCGTGGATGACATCGTCGTCTGCGGCGCCAAGCCGCTCGTCATGACCGACTACATCGCGTGCGGCAAGGTGGTGCCCGAGCGCATCGCAGACATCGTGCGCGGCATCGCGGAGGGCTGTGAGATCGCAGGCACCGCGCTCGTCGGTGGCGAGACCGCCGAGCATCCCGGCGTCATGGAGCCCGACGACTACGACGTGGCCGGCGCTGCGATCGGAGTCGTCGAGGCCGACGCGCTGCTGGGCCCGGACCGGGTCGCGGCGGGCGACGTCGTGGTGGCCATGGCGTCGTCCGGGCTGCACAGCAACGGCTACTCGCTCGTGCGCCGGGTCGCCGAGCACGCCGGCTGGTCGCTCGACAACCACGTGGACGACCTGGGGCGCACGGTGGGCCAGGAGCTGCTGGAGCCCACGCGGATCTACGCCTCGCTGTGCGTGGACCTCGCCGCACGCTTCGGCGGCCTGCATGCGCTGTCGCACGTCACCGGCGGTGGGCTCGCGGCGAACGTCGCGCGCATCATCCCTGCCGGGCTGGCGGCCTCGGTGGCCCGCGACTCCTGGACCCTGCCGCCTGTGTTCGCGCTCGTGCAGAAGGCGGGCGCCGTGCCGTGGCACGACCTCGAGTCGACTCTGAACATGGGCGTCGGCATGGTCGCGATCGTCGCCGCCGAGGATGCGGACGCGCTGATCGCGGCCTCAGCCGCGGGCGGCGTGCCGGCGTGGGTGCTCGGCGAGATCGCGATCGATGACGGCAGGATCGCCTCTCCGGACACCGTCCGGGGCGCCAAGGGCGTCACCGGCGGCGCGGTGAACCTGGGCGGCGCCTACCGGTTGGGCTGA
- a CDS encoding DUF3073 family protein: MGRGRQKAKDAKIARQLKYTNHTSDLRDLERELMAGSRQQPATDDSDEYRDRWSDDED; this comes from the coding sequence ATGGGGCGCGGCCGTCAGAAGGCTAAGGACGCGAAGATCGCGCGTCAGCTGAAGTACACGAACCACACCTCAGATCTGAGGGACCTGGAGCGGGAGCTCATGGCAGGCAGCCGCCAGCAGCCTGCCACGGACGACTCCGATGAGTACCGGGACCGCTGGTCTGACGACGAGGACTGA
- a CDS encoding BldC family transcriptional regulator translates to MADTIHEPEKLLTPSEVAAIFRVDPKTVTRWAKVGKLSSIRTLGGHRRFREAEVQALLTQAREQG, encoded by the coding sequence ATGGCTGACACGATTCACGAGCCGGAGAAGCTGCTGACGCCTAGCGAGGTGGCAGCGATCTTCCGGGTCGACCCCAAGACTGTGACCCGCTGGGCGAAGGTGGGCAAGCTCTCCTCGATCCGCACGCTGGGCGGTCACCGCCGCTTCCGTGAGGCTGAGGTGCAGGCGCTGCTGACGCAGGCTCGCGAGCAGGGCTAG
- a CDS encoding methylated-DNA--[protein]-cysteine S-methyltransferase, with product MTESPLHGATVDTPWGALRMLATPEDGVVRAAGLDEDDRDLVRRLPPVHAGRPIVDAPLADAVGAVVAWLEGDADALLSVAVEQPGGEFFQDVWRTLRTVPAGEPVSYQELAAAAGRPRAMRAVGTACARNAVAILVPCHRVIRAGGRLGSYGFGGVGIKAAMLAHEAGVPVGRLPLIEASAREDDLAPTLGTVTDLT from the coding sequence ATGACAGAGTCCCCGCTGCATGGAGCGACCGTCGACACCCCCTGGGGTGCGCTGCGGATGCTCGCGACCCCTGAGGACGGTGTGGTGCGGGCAGCCGGCCTCGACGAGGACGACCGCGACCTGGTGCGCAGGCTCCCGCCGGTGCATGCCGGCAGGCCGATCGTCGACGCGCCGCTCGCCGACGCCGTCGGCGCGGTCGTGGCGTGGCTCGAGGGCGATGCGGATGCTCTGCTCAGCGTGGCCGTCGAGCAGCCTGGCGGGGAGTTCTTCCAAGACGTGTGGCGCACCTTGCGCACCGTCCCCGCAGGCGAGCCGGTGTCGTATCAGGAGCTGGCTGCGGCGGCGGGCCGTCCCCGGGCGATGCGCGCGGTGGGAACCGCATGCGCGCGTAATGCTGTCGCGATCCTGGTGCCCTGCCACCGGGTGATCCGTGCAGGCGGCAGGCTCGGCTCGTACGGCTTCGGCGGCGTGGGGATCAAGGCCGCCATGCTGGCTCACGAGGCCGGCGTGCCGGTGGGGCGTCTGCCCCTCATCGAGGCGTCCGCGCGGGAGGACGACCTCGCACCCACCCTCGGCACCGTCACGGATCTCACGTGA
- a CDS encoding DMT family transporter produces MTAAHPRAWVPLVALIALGWGSSFLFIELALESFAPSQVGFGRLAVGGVILWALVGFQRRRPRLSLRDVGAVAIVGVFMSGIPLILIPMAQQHLTSILASLLNATTPLWTAFFVALLIPAERITRPQLVGLLIGVAGIAVLVGAWNVADFSLAGVALMLAATACYGIGSTLSRRVMARVDESHTVLSATQIGLSAVMLAPFALAAGAPERGAFSLSQPALWGILGLGVLGTSYAYVLFWRVVKLAGATVASSTTYLVPVVATVLGVVVLGETLSWNEVAGAGIVLVGVWLASRRPRLATPAAEAVAQD; encoded by the coding sequence GTGACCGCCGCACACCCACGCGCGTGGGTGCCTCTCGTCGCGTTGATCGCGCTCGGCTGGGGTTCGTCGTTCCTGTTCATCGAGCTGGCGCTCGAGTCCTTCGCGCCCAGCCAGGTGGGCTTCGGTCGCCTGGCCGTGGGCGGCGTGATCCTGTGGGCGCTCGTGGGGTTCCAGCGGCGCCGACCTCGCTTGAGCCTCAGGGACGTGGGGGCGGTGGCGATCGTCGGCGTGTTCATGTCGGGCATCCCGTTGATCCTGATCCCGATGGCGCAGCAGCACCTGACGTCCATCCTGGCGAGCCTGCTGAACGCGACCACGCCGCTGTGGACCGCCTTCTTCGTGGCCCTGCTGATCCCGGCGGAGCGGATCACCCGGCCGCAGCTGGTGGGCCTGCTGATCGGCGTGGCAGGCATCGCCGTGCTGGTGGGGGCCTGGAACGTCGCGGACTTCTCCCTGGCAGGCGTGGCGCTGATGCTGGCCGCCACGGCCTGCTACGGCATCGGCAGCACGCTGTCGCGACGCGTGATGGCGCGCGTGGACGAGTCGCACACGGTGCTGTCCGCCACGCAGATCGGCCTCAGCGCCGTGATGCTCGCGCCGTTCGCGCTCGCTGCGGGCGCTCCGGAGCGGGGCGCCTTCAGCCTGAGCCAGCCCGCGCTGTGGGGGATCCTCGGCCTGGGCGTGCTGGGCACGTCGTACGCATACGTGCTGTTCTGGCGGGTGGTGAAGCTGGCCGGAGCCACCGTGGCGTCGTCCACCACGTACCTGGTGCCGGTGGTGGCCACCGTGCTGGGCGTCGTGGTGCTGGGGGAGACGCTGTCGTGGAACGAGGTGGCCGGGGCGGGCATCGTCCTGGTGGGCGTCTGGCTTGCGAGCAGGAGGCCCCGCCTCGCGACGCCGGCGGCTGAGGCGGTCGCTCAGGACTGA